The proteins below are encoded in one region of Cyclopterus lumpus isolate fCycLum1 chromosome 8, fCycLum1.pri, whole genome shotgun sequence:
- the LOC117735580 gene encoding hemoglobin subunit beta-2-like yields MVEWTDFERATIQDIFSKMDYETVGPAALSRCLVVYPWTQRYFGNFGNLYNAAAIMGNPLVAKHGTIILHGLDRGVKNMDNLKDTYAELSVLHSEKLHVDPDNFKLISDCLTIVVASRMGKAFTGEVQAALQKFLAVVVSSLGRQYH; encoded by the exons ATGGTTGAATGGACAGACTTCGAGCGCGCCACCATCCAGGACATCTTCTCCAAGATGGACTATGAGACAGTGGGCCCTGCAGCTCTTTCCAG GTGTCTGGTCGTCTACCCCTGGACTCAGAGGTATTTCGGTAACTTTGGAAACCTCTACAACGCCGCTGCAATCATGGGAAATCCACTGGTTGCAAAACACGGAACAATTATCCTGCACGGTCTGGACCGAGGTGTGAAGAACATGGACAACTTGAAGGACACCTACGCCGAGCTGAGCGTGCTGCACTCTGAGAAACTGCACGTGGACCCCGATAATTTCAAG CTCATTTCCGACTGCCTGACCATCGTGGTTGCTTCTCGGATGGGCAAAGCCTTCACTGGTGAAGTCCAGGCAGCTCTCCAGAAGTTCCTGGCCGTGGTGGTGTCCTCCCTGGGAAGACAGTACCATTAG
- the LOC117735583 gene encoding hemoglobin subunit alpha-1, translating into MSLNAKDKEAVRAFWAKVSGKAGEIGTDALSRMLVVYPQTKTYFSHWKDLSPGSEPVKKHGKSVMGGVAEAVAKIDDLNAGLLNLSELHAFTLRVDPANFKILSHCILVVLAIMFPKDFTPEVHVAMDKFLAALSRALSEKYR; encoded by the exons ATGAGTCTCAACGCCAAGGACAAGGAAGCAGTCAGAGCCTTCTGGGCTAAAGTGTCTGGCAAGGCGGGGGAAATCGGCACCGATGCTCTGTCTAG gATGCTGGTGGTCTACCCACAGACCAAGACCTACTTCTCCCACTGGAAGGACTTGAGCCCTGGATCTGAGCCGGTGAAGAAGCACGGAAAGAGCGTGATGGGTGGAGTTGCAGAGGCCGTGGCCAAAATTGACGACCTGAATGCGGGTCTCCTGAACCTCAGTGAGCTGCATGCCTTCACTCTGCGAGTGGACCCTGCCAACTTCAAG ATTCTCTCTCACTGCATCCTCGTGGTCCTGGCCATCATGTTCCCCAAGGACTTCACCCCTGAGGTCCACGTGGCCATGGACAAGTTCCTGGCTGCTCTGTCTCGTGCCCTCTCTGAGAAATACAGATAA
- the LOC117735587 gene encoding hemoglobin subunit beta-2-like yields the protein MVEWTDFERATIKDIFAKLDYESVGPAALSRCLIVYPWTQRYFGNFGNLYNAAAIMGNPNVAKHGTIILHGLDRGVKNMDNMKDTYAELSVLHSEKLHVDPDNFKLISDCLTIVVASRMGKAFTGEVQAALQKFLAVVVSSLGRQYH from the exons ATGGTTGAATGGACAGACTTCGAGCGCGCCACCATCAAGGACATCTTCGCCAAGCTGGACTATGAGTCCGTCGGCCCTGCAGCTCTTTCCAG GTGTCTGATCGTCTACCCCTGGACTCAGAGGTATTTCGGTAACTTTGGAAACCTCTACAACGCCGCTGCAATCATGGGAAATCCAAATGTTGCAAAACACGGAACAATTATCCTGCACGGTCTGGACCGAGGTGTGAAGAACATGGACAACATGAAGGACACCTACGCCGAGCTGAGCGTGCTGCACTCTGAGAAACTGCACGTGGACCCCGACAATTTCAAG CTCATTTCCGACTGCCTGACCATCGTGGTTGCTTCTCGGATGGGCAAAGCCTTCACTGGTGAAGTCCAGGCAGCTCTCCAGAAGTTCCTGGCCGTGGTGGTGTCCTCCCTGGGAAGACAGTACCATTAG